A window of Myxococcales bacterium contains these coding sequences:
- a CDS encoding sel1 repeat family protein, protein MKKLLGFSVLALAAFTGCPDPKLPDPPQPTPGPKVIEGTGEPLIVDWQPQHRGDLEVAMQDGLAVVEYSDKGFRLLKGCRVDGTYGFIGMSTKEQVVRLESADDVKANLPFGGAALVGQIGADLGRSTTLDVAMVMVGKLRTTWNNVTQKDLVGSCAGATHFVKGAMVGAFVMDTGDKSHARAVAEFFSIGASGGGRRESKIRNADGKLEECNQALPDSKKAPAKCSALLRVELLEITKDAVKPKAEERTAALPSCPAGMALIGGKCTRPSTVTASAGPRECVYGNAAQCADLCDKGSAVSCGRLGLQLLRGENIKQNPDLGAKATLQGCKLNDGPSCEYLGDFLASTMGGKPNMASAAQAWVRGCELGRERACTMAGDTYYTANGVKQDYALAAKLLDRGCMGGDHNACSELGIMFLGNAGVGTDVSRSGRLFKSACDGGSSAGCTNLGYLVEFGKATTKNPQLAAQLYAKGCKLDDASCSSLAQATHAGIGVPKSIENAEKLFRIACRAHDVSSCAVLRVFADPSTVVNPVDAKRNFEVWKGTCSSGIERDCTGIGVIGMATGSISEGRNFVQKGCSMGDAWACELLKLQVKVN, encoded by the coding sequence ATGAAGAAGCTCCTCGGATTCTCGGTCCTTGCGCTCGCGGCGTTCACCGGCTGCCCCGACCCGAAGCTGCCCGATCCGCCCCAGCCGACCCCCGGGCCCAAGGTCATCGAGGGGACCGGCGAGCCGCTCATCGTCGACTGGCAGCCGCAGCACCGCGGTGATCTCGAGGTGGCCATGCAGGACGGCCTCGCGGTGGTCGAGTACTCGGACAAGGGCTTCCGCTTGCTCAAGGGGTGCCGCGTCGACGGCACCTACGGCTTCATCGGTATGTCGACGAAAGAGCAGGTCGTGCGGCTCGAGTCGGCCGACGACGTGAAGGCGAACCTCCCGTTCGGCGGGGCCGCGCTCGTCGGCCAAATCGGCGCCGATCTCGGCCGCTCGACCACGCTCGACGTGGCGATGGTCATGGTCGGGAAGCTCCGCACGACCTGGAACAACGTGACCCAGAAGGACCTCGTCGGGAGCTGCGCCGGCGCCACGCACTTCGTGAAGGGCGCGATGGTCGGCGCGTTCGTCATGGACACGGGGGACAAGTCCCACGCGCGCGCCGTGGCCGAGTTCTTCAGCATCGGCGCGAGCGGCGGGGGCCGGAGAGAGAGCAAGATCCGCAACGCCGACGGCAAGCTCGAGGAGTGCAACCAGGCCTTGCCCGACTCGAAGAAGGCGCCCGCCAAGTGCTCGGCGCTGCTCCGCGTCGAGCTGCTCGAGATCACGAAGGACGCCGTGAAGCCGAAGGCCGAGGAGAGGACCGCGGCGCTCCCGAGCTGTCCCGCGGGCATGGCGCTCATCGGCGGCAAGTGCACCCGGCCTAGCACGGTGACCGCGAGCGCGGGACCTCGCGAGTGCGTGTACGGCAACGCGGCGCAGTGCGCAGACCTCTGCGACAAGGGCTCCGCCGTGAGCTGCGGCAGGCTCGGCCTCCAGCTTCTCCGTGGCGAAAATATCAAACAAAACCCAGACTTGGGGGCGAAGGCCACCCTCCAGGGGTGCAAGCTCAACGACGGTCCGTCGTGCGAGTACCTGGGTGACTTCCTCGCGAGCACCATGGGCGGCAAGCCCAACATGGCATCGGCGGCGCAGGCGTGGGTGCGTGGGTGCGAGCTCGGTCGCGAGCGCGCGTGCACCATGGCCGGGGACACGTACTACACGGCCAACGGGGTGAAGCAGGACTACGCGCTCGCGGCCAAGCTGCTCGACCGCGGCTGTATGGGCGGCGATCACAACGCGTGCAGCGAGCTCGGGATCATGTTCCTCGGCAACGCGGGCGTCGGGACCGACGTGTCGCGCAGCGGGCGCCTCTTCAAGTCCGCGTGCGACGGCGGCTCCTCGGCCGGGTGCACGAACCTCGGCTACCTGGTCGAGTTCGGCAAGGCGACCACGAAGAACCCGCAGCTCGCCGCCCAGCTCTATGCGAAGGGCTGCAAGCTCGACGACGCGAGCTGTTCGTCGCTCGCGCAGGCCACGCACGCAGGCATCGGCGTGCCGAAGAGCATCGAGAACGCCGAGAAGCTCTTCCGGATCGCCTGCCGGGCCCACGACGTCTCGTCGTGCGCGGTGCTGCGTGTGTTCGCCGACCCGTCGACCGTCGTGAACCCCGTCGACGCGAAGCGGAATTTCGAGGTGTGGAAGGGCACGTGCTCCTCGGGCATCGAGCGCGACTGCACGGGCATCGGCGTCATCGGCATGGCGACGGGCAGCATCTCCGAGGGGCGCAACTTCGTGCAGAAGGGGTGCTCGATGGGCGACGCGTGGGCCTGCGAGCTCTTGAAGCTCCAGGTGAAGGTCAACTGA
- a CDS encoding anthranilate synthase component I family protein — MTLVERVFSLLRGKRHTIVRDVVLPRPLDDVPGLVAAAGPRVLLDRATSASAYAERAYAVLDPRFRLVAFRASGMVPRAMPWDDATCPPRLVARARTVVTFGEEREEHDGCPFMLAEALLAAARGSSHPDAPPFACGLVGTIAYGAAAFLDTLPPETREGAYGADIDLLFADSSVSTASPGALAARIHVVGRGATDDEARADAEARESRLFALLASPPEPDPPRVECAIARASYGERSYSDLVERAKGHLVAGDVFQLCLTHTVSLEPAPAPHALFAELRRSNPAPFSAYFLTPDTHLVSSSPERFLRVQEGTVETRPIKGTRPRGHTPADDERLADELARSEKDGAENDMIVDLLRNDLARVAEPGSVVVRERRIVERHPTVLQLVSTVIGTLRPGLGPIDVLRSAFPGGSMTGAPKARAVELLAELEPRPRGVYSGTLVYIDERGTMDASIVIRSVTFSGDRATFGVGGGIVLDSVPEDEWRETLAKARALVEAAGAALGAEMRWELDGP; from the coding sequence GTGACCCTCGTCGAGCGTGTCTTCTCGCTCCTCCGTGGGAAGCGCCACACCATCGTCCGCGACGTGGTGCTCCCTCGCCCCCTCGACGACGTCCCCGGTCTCGTCGCGGCGGCGGGCCCCCGCGTGCTCCTCGATCGCGCCACGAGCGCGTCCGCCTACGCGGAGCGAGCCTACGCGGTGCTCGACCCGCGTTTCCGGCTCGTCGCGTTCCGGGCGAGCGGCATGGTGCCTCGCGCCATGCCCTGGGACGACGCGACGTGCCCCCCGAGGCTCGTCGCGCGCGCGCGAACGGTCGTCACGTTCGGAGAGGAGCGCGAAGAGCACGACGGGTGCCCGTTCATGCTCGCCGAAGCCCTGCTCGCGGCAGCCCGCGGCTCGTCGCATCCCGATGCGCCACCTTTTGCGTGTGGTCTCGTCGGGACGATCGCGTACGGCGCCGCGGCCTTCCTCGACACTCTCCCTCCGGAGACGCGCGAGGGCGCGTACGGCGCCGACATCGATCTCCTCTTCGCCGACTCGAGCGTGAGCACCGCTTCTCCCGGGGCGCTCGCGGCGCGCATCCACGTCGTCGGTCGTGGTGCGACGGACGACGAGGCCCGCGCCGACGCCGAAGCGCGCGAGTCGAGACTCTTCGCGCTGCTCGCCTCGCCCCCCGAGCCCGACCCTCCGCGTGTCGAATGCGCGATCGCTCGCGCCTCGTACGGGGAGCGCTCCTATTCGGACCTCGTCGAGCGCGCCAAGGGACACCTCGTCGCCGGCGACGTGTTTCAGCTCTGTCTCACCCACACGGTCTCGCTCGAGCCCGCGCCCGCCCCTCACGCGCTCTTCGCCGAGCTGCGTCGCTCGAATCCTGCGCCCTTTTCGGCATATTTTCTCACACCGGACACCCACCTCGTCTCATCGTCGCCCGAGCGCTTCTTGCGGGTGCAGGAAGGCACCGTAGAGACGCGGCCCATCAAGGGCACGCGCCCTCGTGGGCACACCCCCGCCGACGACGAGAGGCTCGCCGACGAGCTCGCCCGGAGCGAGAAGGACGGCGCGGAGAACGACATGATCGTCGATCTCTTGCGCAACGATCTCGCCCGTGTCGCGGAGCCCGGCTCGGTCGTCGTGCGCGAGCGCCGGATCGTCGAGCGGCACCCCACGGTGCTCCAGCTCGTCTCGACGGTGATCGGGACTCTACGCCCCGGGCTCGGGCCCATCGACGTCCTCCGCTCGGCGTTCCCGGGGGGGAGCATGACCGGGGCCCCCAAGGCGAGGGCCGTCGAGCTCCTCGCCGAGCTCGAGCCTCGTCCGCGTGGCGTCTACTCGGGGACGCTCGTGTACATCGACGAACGCGGCACCATGGACGCCTCGATCGTCATCCGCTCCGTCACGTTCTCCGGAGATCGAGCGACGTTCGGCGTAGGAGGAGGCATCGTGCTCGACTCGGTGCCCGAGGACGAGTGGCGCGAGACCCTCGCCAAGGCACGGGCGCTGGTCGAAGCCGCGGGCGCGGCGCTCGGGGCCGAGATGCGCTGGGAGCTCGACGGCCCGTGA
- a CDS encoding aminodeoxychorismate/anthranilate synthase component II, which produces MNVLVLDNHDSFTWNLVHLVEVATLGRARVTVRRSTEVDVAHVRGLAPDRIVISPGPGNPAIPGHAGISCDVVRELGERVPILGVCLGHQAIGVAFGARIVQAPEILHGKSREILLEDDPLFRAATRPFFAMRYHSLVVDLPLPSCLVPIAKGACGTLMAMRHVEHPIVGVQFHPESIGTPEGLVIVRSFLERGR; this is translated from the coding sequence GTGAACGTGCTCGTCCTCGACAACCACGACTCGTTCACGTGGAACCTCGTGCACCTCGTCGAGGTCGCGACCCTCGGGCGTGCGCGTGTCACCGTGCGGAGGAGCACCGAGGTCGACGTCGCGCACGTCCGGGGGCTCGCGCCCGATCGCATCGTGATCTCGCCCGGCCCGGGGAACCCCGCGATCCCGGGGCACGCGGGCATCAGCTGCGACGTGGTGCGAGAGCTCGGAGAACGCGTGCCCATCCTCGGAGTCTGCCTCGGGCACCAAGCGATCGGCGTCGCCTTCGGCGCTCGTATCGTGCAGGCTCCCGAGATCCTCCACGGGAAGTCGCGCGAGATCCTCCTCGAGGACGACCCTCTCTTTCGTGCGGCGACGCGGCCCTTTTTCGCCATGCGCTACCACTCGCTCGTCGTGGATCTTCCCCTGCCATCGTGCCTCGTCCCGATCGCGAAGGGGGCGTGCGGCACGCTCATGGCCATGCGCCACGTGGAGCATCCGATCGTCGGCGTGCAGTTCCACCCCGAGTCGATAGGTACTCCCGAAGGGCTCGTGATCGTGCGGTCGTTCCTCGAGCGAGGACGCTGA
- a CDS encoding TolC family protein produces the protein MKTRSPLAAPRRGTEPKKLGLVGCFFALVALFAPETARADWLKLDDVVRLAKGQALSSVRAEGEVAVAEAGMRGAKLPIVGNPYLDLQVDRGSSTKDVQALAYLYLPLEVNGVRGARIDENRSLVAFKQGQREEAFALVTGEAVAAYGELAVAGARVSENTFGEQSARAEAAYFEARLKAQDATVYEKTLAEAEVARWVQTKGEALVRLAQAKGRVSALTGRPIDGPPAGTDVTLPILRGRWDEAALADRLTRSPLLAKYKKERAYWESAVARAEKDSFQPLNLTLIGGRGDPGDLRLGGGVALTFPITKRNLGEIARAERAASRVTHEENAALVTVRARLSAAYEQIVAVRDTIKVLDDTGLPAMQKALEAAQDLYKLGKTEISRLLLARRDYATARARRLDLLEQGWRAYAELCAITGESP, from the coding sequence ATGAAGACGCGATCGCCGCTGGCCGCGCCCCGCAGGGGGACCGAACCGAAGAAGCTCGGGCTCGTCGGGTGCTTTTTTGCGCTCGTCGCCCTGTTCGCGCCCGAGACGGCTCGCGCCGATTGGCTCAAGCTCGACGACGTGGTCCGCCTCGCCAAGGGCCAGGCGCTCTCGTCCGTGCGCGCCGAGGGCGAGGTGGCCGTGGCCGAAGCGGGCATGCGCGGCGCCAAGCTCCCCATCGTGGGAAACCCCTACCTCGACCTCCAGGTCGACCGCGGCAGCAGCACGAAAGACGTGCAGGCGCTCGCCTACCTCTACCTACCGCTCGAGGTGAACGGCGTGCGCGGGGCCCGGATCGACGAGAACCGCTCGCTCGTCGCGTTCAAGCAGGGGCAACGCGAGGAGGCCTTCGCGCTCGTCACGGGCGAGGCGGTGGCCGCGTACGGGGAGCTCGCGGTGGCGGGGGCGCGTGTCTCCGAGAACACCTTCGGCGAGCAGAGCGCGCGGGCCGAGGCCGCCTACTTCGAGGCGCGCCTCAAGGCCCAAGATGCCACGGTGTACGAGAAGACCCTCGCCGAGGCCGAGGTCGCCCGCTGGGTGCAGACCAAAGGCGAGGCCCTCGTTCGGCTCGCGCAGGCCAAGGGGCGCGTGTCGGCCCTGACGGGGCGCCCCATCGACGGGCCGCCCGCCGGCACCGACGTCACGCTCCCGATCTTGCGCGGCCGGTGGGACGAGGCCGCCCTGGCCGACAGGCTCACGCGCTCGCCGCTCCTCGCCAAGTACAAAAAGGAACGCGCCTACTGGGAGTCGGCCGTCGCTCGCGCCGAGAAAGACTCGTTCCAGCCGCTGAACCTCACGCTCATCGGCGGCCGCGGTGATCCGGGCGATCTGAGGCTCGGCGGAGGCGTGGCGCTCACGTTCCCCATCACGAAGCGAAACCTCGGCGAGATCGCGCGCGCCGAGCGAGCGGCCAGCCGCGTGACCCACGAGGAGAACGCCGCGCTCGTCACCGTGCGGGCGAGGCTCTCCGCTGCCTACGAGCAGATCGTCGCGGTCCGTGACACGATCAAGGTCCTCGACGACACCGGGCTCCCTGCCATGCAGAAGGCCCTCGAGGCCGCACAAGACCTCTACAAGCTCGGAAAAACCGAGATCTCACGCCTCTTGCTCGCGCGGCGCGACTACGCCACCGCGCGCGCACGCCGCCTCGATCTGCTCGAACAGGGGTGGCGCGCCTACGCCGAGCTCTGCGCCATCACTGGCGAGTCCCCGTGA
- a CDS encoding DUF882 domain-containing protein, producing the protein MAIPLKLPMAAVVLFGALFGGGSAPPSAPVPAVPNERATDVGEATSSAREKTLVWAVRTWPLHFRNPNTNETIDVRLYTDEGHVDDEALRRVTEVVNPDGEPESPRVLLLVARAAYFFGASQVEVLSGHRKDPKGASKHHTGDALDFKLVSVDSGLLAAHLRTFGHVGVGVYTHPGTRYVHLDTRESSFHWLDASPPGKAYRELGMTDKKSESRDRAWTDDDDAPRFLAVQVPKRR; encoded by the coding sequence ATGGCGATCCCGCTGAAGCTCCCGATGGCGGCCGTGGTGCTCTTCGGAGCGCTCTTCGGCGGTGGCAGCGCGCCCCCCTCGGCGCCCGTGCCCGCCGTGCCCAACGAGCGTGCGACGGACGTAGGCGAGGCGACCTCCTCGGCCCGCGAGAAGACCCTCGTGTGGGCCGTGCGCACGTGGCCACTCCACTTCCGCAACCCGAACACGAACGAGACCATCGACGTGCGCCTCTACACGGACGAAGGCCACGTCGACGACGAAGCCCTGCGGCGCGTGACCGAGGTGGTGAACCCCGACGGGGAGCCCGAGTCCCCGCGTGTGCTGCTCCTCGTCGCGAGGGCGGCCTATTTCTTCGGGGCGAGCCAGGTCGAGGTGCTGAGCGGGCACCGAAAGGATCCGAAGGGCGCGAGCAAACACCACACGGGGGACGCGCTCGACTTCAAGCTCGTCTCGGTCGACTCGGGCCTGCTCGCGGCGCACCTCCGGACGTTCGGCCACGTCGGCGTCGGCGTCTACACCCACCCCGGCACACGGTACGTGCACCTCGACACGCGCGAGTCGAGCTTCCACTGGCTCGACGCGTCGCCTCCCGGGAAGGCCTACCGCGAGCTCGGCATGACCGACAAAAAGAGCGAGTCCCGCGATCGCGCGTGGACGGACGACGACGACGCGCCTCGGTTCTTGGCGGTGCAGGTCCCGAAGCGACGCTGA
- a CDS encoding TetR/AcrR family transcriptional regulator, whose protein sequence is MTEAHEAARRESILDAARRLFTKHGPQKTTVADIAREAGVGVGTVYLEFDSKDAIVAELSGSMHATVVSAMRAALEARDGLEATFLRVVEARTLAFSSCRNRGEKACELVTCRTDATRREQVRFFERERAIYVELFARAEAHGELGPHDAFRTAEIVQLALASLSPPGLFLLPEGDALARARDLARLLAAGLVRRG, encoded by the coding sequence ATGACCGAGGCGCACGAGGCCGCGCGGAGAGAGAGCATCCTCGACGCCGCGCGCCGCCTCTTCACCAAACACGGCCCCCAGAAGACGACCGTGGCCGACATCGCGCGCGAGGCTGGCGTGGGCGTGGGCACCGTCTACCTCGAGTTCGACTCGAAGGACGCGATCGTGGCCGAGCTGTCGGGCTCGATGCACGCCACGGTGGTGAGCGCGATGCGCGCGGCGCTCGAGGCGCGCGACGGCCTCGAGGCGACGTTCCTCCGCGTGGTCGAGGCCCGCACCCTCGCCTTCTCGAGCTGCCGAAACCGCGGGGAAAAGGCCTGCGAGCTCGTGACGTGCCGAACCGACGCGACCCGGAGGGAGCAGGTGCGGTTCTTCGAGCGGGAGCGCGCGATCTACGTGGAGCTCTTCGCGCGGGCCGAGGCGCACGGGGAGCTCGGCCCCCACGACGCCTTCCGCACCGCCGAGATCGTGCAGCTCGCCCTCGCGAGCCTCTCTCCGCCGGGCCTCTTCTTGCTCCCCGAGGGGGACGCCCTCGCCCGCGCCCGGGATCTCGCGCGCCTGCTCGCCGCGGGGCTCGTCCGCCGCGGGTGA
- a CDS encoding aminotransferase class IV family protein, with protein sequence MLPVVFFHDRFLGPGERASVSILDRGYLLGDSVFASTRSFAGRPLALDMHLARFREGARGLGLDVPNGEALEAIVREACERFGEGHGYVRVTASRGEGAPGLLPDPMATTTLSVVVRAMAAPFPAPVRVGVAGLRAPPAECLDPSWKLGSYAARVVMRREAAERGHGEAVVLGVTGEVVSGIASNLLVFEGPDVWTPALSVGCRPGVTRELCLRLLSSLGVSVTERRAGVDALARATSVVFTSALLPLVAASAFDDVPLEVSPELLGKLRAAYEETTGLHPPRARS encoded by the coding sequence TTGCTGCCCGTCGTCTTTTTTCATGACCGATTCCTCGGGCCCGGCGAGCGCGCGAGCGTGTCGATCCTCGACCGCGGCTACCTCCTCGGAGACTCGGTCTTTGCATCGACCCGGTCGTTCGCCGGCCGACCGCTCGCGCTCGACATGCATCTTGCACGCTTTCGTGAGGGGGCCCGCGGCCTCGGGCTCGACGTCCCGAACGGCGAGGCCCTCGAGGCGATCGTGCGCGAGGCTTGCGAGAGGTTCGGCGAAGGTCACGGCTACGTCCGTGTCACGGCGAGCCGCGGGGAGGGGGCCCCCGGCCTGCTCCCCGATCCGATGGCCACGACCACGCTCTCGGTCGTCGTGAGGGCCATGGCCGCGCCGTTCCCGGCCCCGGTCCGTGTGGGGGTTGCCGGCCTGCGCGCGCCTCCCGCCGAGTGCCTCGACCCTTCATGGAAGCTCGGGAGCTATGCGGCTCGGGTCGTGATGCGACGGGAAGCGGCGGAGCGCGGGCATGGCGAGGCGGTCGTGCTCGGTGTCACGGGAGAGGTCGTGTCCGGCATCGCGTCGAACCTGCTCGTCTTCGAAGGGCCCGACGTGTGGACCCCGGCGCTCTCGGTCGGGTGCCGGCCCGGGGTCACGCGCGAGCTCTGCCTTCGGCTCTTGTCGTCGCTCGGAGTCTCGGTCACCGAACGTCGCGCCGGTGTCGACGCGCTCGCCCGCGCCACCTCCGTCGTCTTCACGAGCGCGCTCCTCCCGCTCGTGGCGGCGAGCGCGTTCGACGATGTCCCGCTCGAGGTGTCCCCCGAGCTCCTCGGAAAGCTCCGCGCCGCGTACGAAGAGACCACCGGGCTCCATCCCCCGAGGGCACGCTCGTGA
- the lon gene encoding endopeptidase La, with protein sequence MPKEPLAALPLRSGVLFPGASLTLSVGRPRSLALLRSVYPGDVIVTLTQKTPKTHDPSREDLYEAATLARVESIQKRTETDWQLTVTGLDRASLVSLHDDGPFLRALVEKKDEVGGASAEAQELASALVRKLRDTTESEGGALSQLDTRGLEPGALADAVASQSNVPTEREVAILAELDVPTRLRLLTDALGELRARGELKTKIDSEVRQRFGKIQREAVLREQLRAIQKELGDDEDGDDSLGALRKRLDEAQLPEEARKVADRELARLSQAGAQGAEANVIRTYLELIADLPWSKRADAKNDVAAVEAELDRDHFGLDDVKKRILEHMAVLGLSAEQKGALLCLVGPPGVGKTSLGESIAKATGRPFVRVALGGVRDEAEIRGHRRTYVGALPGRILHALRKAKVKNPVVLLDEIDKLSQGFQGSPEAALLEVLDPEQNHTFTDHYLEIPFDLSEVLFLATANTLETLSAPLRDRLEVVELSGYTPEEKVKIARSHLLPKRTKSHGLDGGKLTIDDDVLAEIVRSYTREAGVRQLDREVTRLCRAAALEIARRKGEEGEAVVVRSEDLAKHLGKPKFEREAHEGSALPGMATGLAWTPFGGSTLFIETSRMPGKGRVEITGQLGDVMKESARAALTYVRSHAKELGLPDGTLENEDVHIHVPAGAVPKDGPSAGVTIFTALTSLFTGRRVRQDTAMTGEATLRGRVLAVGGIKAKVLAAHRAGLSRVILPSACARDLDDVPKEVRDALDVLLVDDMRQVLDAALEPEPATGTFSPEGTKEPLPQLAS encoded by the coding sequence ATGCCCAAAGAACCTCTCGCCGCGCTCCCGCTCCGCTCCGGGGTCCTCTTCCCCGGTGCCTCGCTCACCCTCTCGGTGGGCCGGCCGCGCTCGCTCGCCTTGCTCCGCAGCGTGTACCCGGGCGACGTCATCGTGACGCTCACCCAAAAGACCCCGAAGACCCACGACCCGAGCCGGGAGGACCTCTACGAGGCCGCGACGCTCGCGCGGGTCGAGAGCATCCAGAAGCGCACCGAGACCGACTGGCAGCTCACCGTCACGGGGCTCGACCGCGCAAGTCTCGTCAGCTTGCATGACGACGGCCCCTTCTTGCGGGCGCTCGTCGAGAAGAAGGACGAGGTCGGGGGCGCGTCGGCCGAGGCTCAAGAGCTCGCGTCGGCGCTCGTGCGCAAGCTCCGCGACACGACCGAGTCCGAGGGCGGCGCCCTCTCGCAGCTCGACACCCGAGGCCTCGAGCCCGGCGCGCTCGCCGACGCGGTGGCTTCGCAGTCGAACGTCCCGACCGAGCGCGAGGTGGCGATCCTCGCGGAGCTCGACGTGCCGACGCGGCTCCGCCTGCTCACCGACGCGCTCGGGGAGCTCCGGGCCCGCGGTGAGCTCAAGACCAAGATCGACAGCGAAGTGCGCCAGCGCTTCGGGAAGATCCAGCGAGAGGCCGTGCTGCGGGAGCAGCTCCGCGCCATCCAGAAAGAGCTCGGCGACGACGAAGACGGAGACGACTCGCTCGGGGCCCTCCGGAAGCGGCTCGACGAGGCGCAGCTCCCCGAGGAGGCCCGCAAGGTGGCCGATCGTGAGCTCGCGAGGCTCTCGCAGGCCGGCGCGCAGGGGGCCGAGGCGAACGTCATTCGCACGTACCTCGAGCTCATCGCAGACCTCCCCTGGTCGAAGCGCGCCGACGCGAAGAACGACGTCGCCGCGGTGGAGGCCGAGCTCGATCGGGATCACTTCGGCCTCGACGACGTGAAAAAGCGCATCCTCGAGCACATGGCCGTCCTCGGCCTCTCGGCCGAGCAGAAGGGTGCGCTCCTCTGCCTCGTGGGCCCGCCCGGCGTGGGCAAGACGAGCCTCGGCGAGTCGATCGCGAAGGCGACGGGGCGACCCTTCGTGCGCGTCGCGCTCGGCGGCGTGCGCGACGAGGCCGAGATCCGAGGGCATCGGCGCACCTACGTCGGCGCGCTCCCGGGGCGGATCCTGCACGCCCTGCGCAAGGCCAAGGTGAAGAACCCGGTCGTGTTGCTCGACGAAATCGACAAACTTTCCCAAGGGTTCCAGGGCTCGCCCGAGGCCGCGTTGCTCGAGGTGCTCGACCCGGAGCAAAACCACACGTTCACCGACCACTACCTCGAGATCCCGTTCGATCTCTCCGAGGTGCTCTTCCTCGCGACGGCCAACACCCTCGAGACCTTGTCGGCGCCGCTCCGTGATCGCCTCGAGGTGGTCGAGCTCTCGGGGTACACCCCCGAGGAGAAGGTGAAGATCGCGAGGTCGCACCTCCTGCCGAAACGCACGAAGAGCCACGGCCTCGACGGAGGAAAGCTCACCATCGACGACGACGTGCTCGCCGAGATCGTGCGGAGCTACACGCGTGAGGCCGGCGTGAGGCAGCTCGACCGCGAGGTGACGAGGCTCTGCCGCGCCGCGGCCCTCGAGATCGCGCGCAGAAAAGGCGAAGAAGGCGAGGCCGTGGTCGTCCGCTCGGAGGACCTCGCGAAGCACCTCGGGAAGCCCAAATTCGAGCGTGAGGCGCACGAGGGCTCGGCGCTGCCGGGCATGGCGACGGGGCTCGCGTGGACCCCGTTCGGAGGCAGCACGCTCTTCATCGAGACGAGCCGCATGCCCGGAAAAGGCCGCGTCGAGATCACGGGCCAGCTCGGCGACGTGATGAAAGAGTCGGCGCGCGCCGCGCTCACCTACGTGCGTAGCCACGCGAAGGAGCTCGGCCTCCCGGACGGCACGCTCGAGAACGAGGACGTGCACATCCACGTGCCCGCAGGCGCCGTTCCGAAAGACGGGCCCTCGGCCGGCGTCACGATCTTCACCGCCCTCACCTCGCTCTTCACGGGGCGGCGCGTGCGGCAAGACACGGCCATGACCGGCGAGGCGACGTTGCGTGGGCGCGTGCTCGCGGTCGGTGGGATCAAGGCGAAGGTGCTCGCCGCGCATCGAGCGGGGCTCTCCAGGGTCATCTTGCCCTCGGCGTGCGCACGCGACCTCGACGACGTGCCGAAGGAGGTCCGTGACGCGCTCGACGTCTTGCTCGTGGACGACATGCGCCAGGTGCTCGACGCGGCCCTCGAGCCCGAGCCTGCCACCGGGACGTTCTCGCCCGAGGGGACGAAGGAGCCCCTTCCCCAGCTCGCGAGCTGA